GGCAGTCAAATCTAGAGAAAAACCTGGCAAAACCTCTCCGCCGGATACACGGGTGGGAGCGTCTAACACCTCTGGGGGTTTTCCGGGACGGTAAATTTCCACTTGGCGCTGTTTGCGATTAATCAACCAACCGAGACGACAACCATTATCGAGGTATTCCTGCATTTTAGCTTGAGTTTTAGCCAAACGATCGCTCGGAGAGAGAATTTCCACCGCAAAGTCGGGACACAGGGGGAGGAACTTCTCCCGTTGTTCTGGGGTAAGATTGTGCCAACGCTCTTGGGCGATCCAAGCTGCATCTGGGGAGCGATCGCTGCCATTGGGTAAATGAAACCCAGTGGAAGAGTCGAACACTTCACCGAGTTGGGTTTGTTCATTCCACACAGCCAGTTGCACAATCAATTTAGTATTTACACGGCCCGTTTCGCCACCAGTCGGGGGCATGATATGGAGTTCTCCCGTTGCACTGCGTTCGAGTTTAACTTCTGGGTTTTCTTGGCAGAGTTGATAAAATTGCTCAGGGGTGAGTTGAATGATGGGATCGAGATTAAGAGTAATCATTTTTACGTTAATTTAACCGGGCGGTACATTCGAGGATGAGGCGCTGATTCTCGATCGCATGGGGAACAATAGCCGAAGCTTGACGAAACGCCGCGATCGCCTGCCGATACTGAGCCAGGGCCGCATGACATAATCCTAACCCATGGAGTGCGCCAAAGTGATTCGGATTTAAGCGCATCACCTCCTCACAATCGGCGATCGCCTTGTAATACTCTCGGCGCATAT
This window of the Roseofilum capinflatum BLCC-M114 genome carries:
- a CDS encoding Uma2 family endonuclease, with translation MITLNLDPIIQLTPEQFYQLCQENPEVKLERSATGELHIMPPTGGETGRVNTKLIVQLAVWNEQTQLGEVFDSSTGFHLPNGSDRSPDAAWIAQERWHNLTPEQREKFLPLCPDFAVEILSPSDRLAKTQAKMQEYLDNGCRLGWLINRKQRQVEIYRPGKPPEVLDAPTRVSGGEVLPGFSLDLTAIW